The proteins below come from a single Acidimicrobiia bacterium genomic window:
- a CDS encoding class E sortase — MGLTRHSIRFTLAAVLVVALAGPAAAAPSRAGLEPGSARQPSTHRSQSAGWVFSNLRIPAIGVDEAVRAGVSLEVLDRGVGHWAGTARPGEAGNVVLAGHRSIHSRPFANLDALDPGDLVYVTDEAGAEVIYRVRETFIVDPTDLWITYDHATPTLTMFACHPKGSAAQRIVVVADLVSRQRIG, encoded by the coding sequence ATGGGACTTACACGACACTCTATTCGTTTCACGCTCGCTGCCGTCCTCGTGGTTGCCCTCGCCGGGCCAGCGGCGGCAGCACCGAGCCGCGCCGGCCTCGAACCCGGATCGGCGCGGCAGCCATCGACGCACCGATCCCAATCGGCCGGCTGGGTCTTCAGCAATCTGCGGATCCCGGCGATCGGTGTCGATGAGGCGGTGCGGGCGGGTGTGTCGCTCGAGGTGCTCGATCGCGGCGTCGGCCACTGGGCGGGGACCGCACGACCCGGCGAGGCAGGCAATGTGGTCCTTGCAGGCCATCGGTCGATCCATTCGCGTCCGTTCGCCAACCTCGACGCTCTCGACCCCGGGGATCTCGTCTATGTCACCGATGAGGCCGGTGCCGAGGTGATCTACCGGGTGCGGGAGACCTTCATCGTTGATCCGACCGATCTGTGGATCACCTACGACCATGCAACACCAACCTTGACGATGTTCGCGTGCCACCCGAAGGGTTCAGCAGCGCAGCGGATCGTGGTGGTCGCCGATCTCGTGTCGCGTCAACGGATCGGGTAG
- a CDS encoding biotin transporter BioY yields MQTTYPTRTIAKVVVPRSLVWTITLMVGFALLTAVAAQIRIPVPGSPVPITGSTFAVLLSGAALGSWMGAGSQTIYWVLGAVGLPFYTEASGGWDAATGATGGYLIGFIVAAWVVGALAERGQDRTVPSAIPAFLAGNAVIYLFGVPWLMASVPSIDTISAALAAGFTPFVIGDLIKVVLAGLLLPAAWKMVDRTHLDA; encoded by the coding sequence ATGCAGACCACCTATCCGACCCGAACAATTGCAAAGGTCGTGGTGCCGAGATCCCTTGTGTGGACGATCACGCTGATGGTCGGCTTCGCGCTGCTCACCGCCGTCGCCGCCCAGATCCGTATTCCGGTTCCCGGTTCGCCGGTTCCCATCACGGGATCCACCTTCGCGGTGTTGCTGTCGGGCGCGGCGCTCGGTTCCTGGATGGGGGCAGGCTCGCAGACGATCTACTGGGTGCTCGGAGCGGTCGGGCTCCCGTTCTACACCGAGGCGAGCGGTGGATGGGACGCTGCGACCGGTGCCACCGGCGGCTACCTGATCGGCTTCATCGTCGCCGCGTGGGTCGTTGGCGCCCTCGCCGAACGGGGCCAGGATCGCACGGTCCCGAGCGCCATCCCGGCGTTCCTTGCCGGGAATGCGGTCATCTACCTCTTCGGTGTCCCGTGGCTGATGGCGAGCGTTCCAAGCATCGACACGATCAGCGCCGCCCTCGCCGCCGGGTTCACACCGTTCGTGATCGGTGACCTCATCAAGGTCGTCCTCGCAGGGCTCCTCCTCCCTGCAGCGTGGAAGATGGTCGACCGGACCCATCTCGACGCCTGA
- a CDS encoding hotdog fold thioesterase codes for MEERTARITKALAADPYAETQGFRLGEVTDATVAVSVTVRDDQVNFLGGTHGGVVFSLADCAFSLASNAYPEDAVAIDTHLAITGGTGVGDTLTATATEVARSRSLATYRVAVTNDGRTVGVFTGTVFIKR; via the coding sequence ATGGAGGAACGAACGGCAAGGATCACCAAGGCACTCGCGGCAGACCCCTATGCCGAAACCCAGGGTTTTCGCCTCGGAGAGGTCACCGATGCGACCGTTGCCGTATCGGTGACAGTGCGAGACGATCAGGTCAACTTCCTCGGGGGCACCCATGGGGGTGTCGTGTTCTCCCTCGCGGATTGTGCATTCTCGCTCGCGTCGAACGCGTACCCGGAAGACGCCGTCGCCATCGACACCCACCTCGCCATCACGGGCGGCACCGGCGTGGGGGACACCTTGACAGCCACCGCGACCGAGGTGGCCCGGAGCCGGTCTCTCGCCACCTACCGTGTCGCTGTCACGAACGACGGTCGCACCGTCGGCGTCTTCACCGGAACCGTCTTCATCAAGCGCTAA
- a CDS encoding ABC transporter ATP-binding protein, which translates to MTETTCQFTNLVKHFGSINALDGVDASVGNGITGLLGPNGAGKTTLLRIAATVLAPDAGTVTLLGSDPANPRQRVEIRRRLGYLPQEPGFHRNFTVFEFIDYVAILKELTDRRIRHDEVRRVIDIVELGSKAHKKIRTLSGGMRRRVALAQSLIGNPDLLILDEPTAGLDPEQRLRFRDMISRLAEDRTVVLSSHQTDDIAALCSIVLVMHRGRVLFRGTPHELTETAAGQVWISDQRDPTVSVAWRTGEGHYRHIGGTPTGATTIAPTIEDGYLLLVGDSGI; encoded by the coding sequence GTGACTGAGACGACCTGCCAGTTCACCAACCTGGTGAAGCACTTCGGCTCTATCAACGCGCTCGATGGTGTTGACGCTTCGGTCGGCAACGGCATCACCGGCCTTCTCGGTCCGAACGGCGCCGGCAAGACCACCCTGCTGCGCATCGCCGCAACCGTCCTCGCTCCCGATGCTGGAACGGTCACCCTTCTCGGGAGCGACCCGGCCAACCCACGCCAGCGTGTTGAGATCCGGCGCCGGCTCGGCTACTTGCCCCAGGAGCCAGGCTTCCACCGCAACTTCACCGTGTTCGAGTTCATCGACTATGTGGCGATCTTGAAGGAACTCACCGACCGCAGGATCCGACACGACGAGGTGCGACGCGTCATCGACATCGTCGAACTCGGTTCGAAGGCTCACAAGAAGATCCGCACCTTGTCAGGAGGAATGCGGCGGCGCGTCGCCCTCGCCCAATCCCTGATCGGGAACCCCGACCTGCTGATTCTCGACGAACCCACCGCCGGACTCGACCCCGAACAACGGCTCCGCTTCCGCGACATGATCTCACGCCTCGCCGAGGACCGCACCGTTGTGCTCTCCAGCCACCAGACCGACGATATCGCAGCGCTGTGCAGCATCGTCCTCGTCATGCACCGGGGCCGCGTCCTGTTCCGAGGCACGCCACACGAACTCACCGAGACCGCAGCCGGACAGGTCTGGATTTCCGACCAGCGCGACCCGACGGTCTCGGTTGCGTGGCGGACCGGTGAAGGCCACTACAGACACATCGGTGGCACACCGACGGGCGCCACGACGATCGCCCCAACGATCGAAGATGGCTATCTCCTTCTCGTCGGGGACTCGGGAATTTAG